CGTCCCACCTTCATCAGCAAATTAAAATTCGGCGACCTTACCTTCCTTCGTAAATTGTCTCTCAATTTCATCTATAAACTATCCAACTGAGACGCCCTATGAATTAAGGCGATGCTTCTGTGTTTTGCGAATCTGATAACTAAAACTATTTTTGCTATGTAAGTGCAGCTCTATAAGCGGCCATGAatatggagaaagaaaagaaagggaaagaagaaataagatgggaaaatttttaagaaaatgaaCAGACTGGACATGGAATGACAATTATTAGAGGTTGTATCAATAGTTGCAATCATAACTTCTGCTTTGCTTGTATCATTGAGTGGTCTAAAGTTGACTCCAAATGTCCCGTGTATAAACGCCGTTTCTCCACCACCCGTCTCCCTCCTAAACCTCCCGTACTTACTTTGATTTGTTGTACTCGAGCTACATGGAGCCCGTTTGGATAAGATTAAAATTTGGTCAAACTagcttttaatctcttttttagcttttttaggtgtttggtaaaattaaaaagtgcttaaaaaaagctaaaaattgattaagaaaaaacaaaaagtgaGAATCTGGGTTACTTtatagattaaaattcttttaggtttgatcaaaatatttacctttttatcccttatattttcttcCAATTCCAACAATACCCCCTGAACTTGTAGCCCTTAAATctattgttttctttctttttttctttgtcacTTCTCTTCGTCTCTTCCCTCCAATTTCTTCTttcatctttctcctttgttTTCAGCGAATCCATCATTACATTGAAGGtttgttcaaaaaaattattttagaattaaaaattataaataatccaCCTTATTTACGGTGTTACcaactttaaggacatttaagtcattttgacaacaaaaagatgcttaacatcacttgtttaccaaacacattaacaattttttttcagtttcagtactTGTATTcaaacacttatctgcttaatttataagcacttattttaagctttatctccaaaacagcctctctacctccacgaggtagtggtaaggtgtCCATACTCCGTACACTCTACGCTTTcagtgggtatgttgttgttgttacgtAAAAAAACCATTAATGATGATGATCATAGTCTAAAAAACtttcccttcttttcttctttcactttcttttctctctccaTATTCATGGCTGCTTATAGAGCTGCACTTTCATAGcaaaatatttttagttatcaAATTTACAAATGACACACGCGCCCCCTTGATTCATAGGGCTTCTTGATGGATAGTTTGTTGATGAAATCAATGGACAGTTTACAAAGGAAAAGTAAGGTTCCTGGAATTTGATTTTCTGATTTTCTGGTGAAGGTGGGATGATTTTAGTCtctattttttaatcttgaattttgatgtAAAGGTTCAGATCtggaaaaataatattttaatcaatGTTTTAGAAAGAAAACATATACATGGTAAACTTTATCGGCAAAAATGGCAACAATGAACAACTTTTTTGGCAAATCAAATCCTTATTTAATCTATGAAATAAATTTGATCTTTTCTCGATGATGTGTTATAATATTAAATCCATTACTAAATTTATTGCAaagaaccaaaaaagaaaaagagaatggcGTGATGAACAGAGGTAGGCGTCTGAAAATTGAGGGGAAAGAAAAAACAATATTAAGAAAAGGATAATTAAGTATAATAAATTGTCATCCAATATAAGTATATGTCATATGTAGAGTTTTGACCATTTTTAGcgttattttttctttcatgcGCTTTTCAAAGCTGATAACATTTTCTTTGCCATGTCATCCATTAAGGAGGCATTAATTCACTTCATCCTTGAATTGATGGTTGTGGTGGGtggtttttttgtcttttttttgtgGGTGGGAGgggggatttgatgtattttctctatttttaatgATTCTCACGGTTTATGATAGGTTAGACTAAGTATACTTTCTTCTCCTGTATTACTGATGAAAGTGCTTATGCAGGTTTATCATTGTCATGGAAATGCAACAACTGGACCACAGGATCTATATGCGGAAGCGCAATGTAACGTGTGCCACAGCTCGGCCGATGAGAGTCTTCTTCTGTTGTGCGACCTTTGTGACACTGCTTACCATACTTACTGTGTTGGCCTTGGTGCTACTGTTCCTGAGGGTGATTGGTTTTGTGCAGACTGCTCACTTTTGAAGGCTGAACAGGCCCAGAGTGAGATCCAATCAGATTGCTATACACAAACGAGTTTCACTGACCCCAATTCAGCAGAATCAACAAGGCATTTATCTATATCTGATATTGTACGAGACTCCTATGGTGATAGTGTTGAAAGCGCTCCAACTGGCTCTTTGAATGCTTCCGACAGTTCATCTCATATTGAATTTTTTAGGCAAAGTACTTCTCGAAGCCGCTCGATTAGGTTGGGGTCTGTAGGAAATAATGGACTCACCACTAAGTTCAATGCCAGAACACTGGGGCATTGCCGCAATGTCCATGATAGGATACGCGCAATGCGCGAACATTGGAATGGTTTTCGAAGTGGATCCTTGAGGTTTCCTTCTAGCAAAGTGAGTAATGCTAGTATTGCTAAACTAAATCCAGTGCGTCGCAGCTGTTCTGGTGAACAACCTTTAGTATCTTGCTCAAGTCAACCAATGAAATCTCAGCCTTCCAATCAAAGTAGGCAGGACACTAAAGGGTCAATAGAGGTGGAGAAGGCATGGAAAATGATGAATATGGCTAAGGCGATGGAACGAAATAGTGACAAGAACAAAAGTTATGGTCAGGCATCAAAACAAATAGTTAAGAAAAATACTAGCTGCAAAGAAGCCGGTGAATTGAGCTCAAGGTCTGTCTCACTAAAGATTGAACAGCACCAGCCTACACATATTCAAAATGTTGGACCAGGTAGTGATTCCGAGAGTCATGTTTGTAAGTtggatattaaaaaaaaaggtgcTTCAGGTGTATATAGAGGTTCCTCAACGGTATGCAGACCATCAAATAGTGAACTTGTATCTTCTAAGGAGTCTCAGACTTCACTTCAGCCAGATGTCTATCGTGCGAACAATGGGCTACCACAGAAGAATAAGTTGTGTGGTGGGTCCACACACTTGACTTCTTCTATCAGGTCGACATCAATTGCAACTACTGTAGGCTATAACAAAGAGATCAGTTCTTCCTCGAATGGCACTGTGAATCCCCCACAGGAGAAACTCAAGGTCGAAACGAGTGGCACTAAGAGAGGAGTTGAGGTGGAATCTGATGCTAAGACTGAAATCCAATCTCTTGTGAAGCTAAACCTGAAAATCCTGTGCAGAGATAAAAAGCTCGGTATGGCTTTTATTTTTGACCTGTAGTTAGCTGATGCATGTAGCACTTCATTTTTAGATAGTAAATAACTGTTGTCCAAGTATGTTATTCTTTCTCCTAATTGTCAATGTACCCTAATAATGGGTCGTTCACAGTAAATATATGCATACATCTATAATACTTTGATCATCCCTAGCACTTTAGCACATGGAATCATCAGTCTTGTAATCTGCATGACAACAACACATCCAGTGTAGTGTAGTCCCAGCAAgcggggtttggggagggtagggcgtacgcagaccttacctctGCCTCAGatgtagagaggctgtttccaataaaccctcggctcaagaaaaCACAGTCCAAAGCAGTTCAGAAAAAGAAGTAAAGGAACTTACTGCAAACAACAAATCTTGTAATCTGTATGACCAAAAACAAAAAGTCTACTgcatgatattctatttctcGACTCTCCATATGATTTTAATCGATTCTCATCTGTGCTGCAGAAGTTGACACATTTAAGAAAGTTGCAAGGCTATCCACTCACTCCATCTTAGCTGCATGTGGCCTGGAGCACAAAACACCTGGTATTTCTTCCCTTCCAGAATGTGTGTGCGTCCATGGCGGGGAAGATAAGGAACTCAGgagatctactctaatgcctaAATCATGCCGAGaatgtttctttttatttgtacAGAATGTGGTGAATACCATACTGCTAGAAAACAGCTGAGGATTGGTACATTTTTATTTAAGGCCATACAATTAGGGGATGTTGGTAGATTGCAAAACAATTAGACAGTTGCCTGTACTTCTTCAGGGGATATATAGGTCACCATTCGACCATCGATAAATTAGTTCAAGGGATATTTATCATTTTAATGGGTTATACTGTGTCCTATCATATTTATGAAAAACTCATTTCGTTTGTCAAGTTATACATCGTACTTCTGTCGATAAGTTTACTCGAAATAGTATAGTTTAAAAAAGTTATACCATGGTGAGAGTTTAGATTTTAGTTATAGAGTCTAGTGCCCGTTTGGCCATggaaatttttcccttttttttgaaaaattttttcggagttggaaattgtggtgtttggccatgaaaattcagaaaataatttcaaaaaaaaattctgaaaagggaaaacaggtttttgttgttttcacaatttttcaactccaatttcaacttttattattattacatataacctcaatctttaaatttttacataaaatttttcttataacattacttttttagtattacgtatatagcagttttaaagaataagataattataatttcaaattccCTCAAACTCTCCCctcaactttaaacaatatacatTCTCCTCCCCACTCCCTCCTTTTCCTACTTGTCTTttttaaatacctattttacccttacactattaatttttatttttctttacctctttaaaattattatactttttatttttaatatatatagtgactttttttaaataaaaaaaaattattttctagacgaaaaaaaaagtgagaaacatATATTAAGTATATTAGTTAGAGATGTtgtaaatgaaataaatgaccaTGATAaggaaatttatttattaataataattaaagctATAATAGCTATTTATACTAGTGgaaataacaaattaaaataactttataaacatattccaatgcatgtaatataataacatataacaaaaatggagatatattttatactaaattaattcaaaagtttagttatattataaatatatactccctatattcacttttacttgttacTATTTCGCTTTTTGAGGTCAACCTATATgaactttgaccaacattttaagatgtataatttaatatttaaatttaaaatttagatgatcagaaaatatatgaaaaatgctataagttgcaatccttcttcatattaataaaatgaaaaatcatatcttaaaatatttgttaaaatttatgcaagttgacctaaaaaaaaatgaaaagtgacaagtaaaaaagaACAGAGGGAGTATATCGAAACTCATgtgcacatatatatatttatatatattgcgCGCACACACACACTTAATGCATGTAAAATAAGATATAAGGTACAAGGTATCCCTGAACTATACATAAAATTTCTATGACACAATTAAACTTTAAAGTGGGCTTATTACCAACTAAACTCATTTTTACTGATCTGGTTgtcaaatatcaaaatatttgtgTACTCCTCTTAGCCAAGTTAGCACGCAAAATGAATACAAAAAAATTCTGATATTTGATCATCGTCAACAAAAAAGagcataaaatataaaaaagatgagtttaggtaataggacccccgtaaaATTTACGTGTGTTATAACAACTTCGGGTATAGTTGAAAGGGAGGGGGAAGGGGGGACAAAAAATACTTGTGATTTATCTCAgtaaaataacaatcataaaaaaaatattagctTTGTGACAAGTTTATTAAAATGGttaaactaaaaattttaaataaaaatatataaatacttgaataaagtaaataatgtaTACTATAAGAAGATATTGCAAATGTCAAGGTTAAAATAGACATTGTCAAGGTAAAAGGGGGGAAGATGCTTATTATTCAAAGTAGAGGgggaagtttgatttttaaagtaaacttgaggggggaaatgattttcaccctatatttatacccataaatatataaagtattatatttataatagaaatatacaaagaatgttatatataaagtttatatcatgtatataccatatacacacatatataaatatataaagtattaagaaatatactaagcatatttataatataaatatataacgtatgttatatatgaagtttataccacgtatataccatatacacacatatataaaaatacaaagtataaagaaacatactaagcatatttatatatttatggtatatgatataatataccataaatatgcaaagtatgttttacatagaaataatttattcacacacagtaaaatctttcatgtataagaaaattaaagaaataaattaacggcaccctaaaatttaataacaactcatcatttcttattttttaggaacggaaaatgaaggaaataaattaaataaattcctgaAAAagtaaatttgtttgaaagataatatttggtacctaaaaaataggaagcagtgatttgttaatataacatccatatttaaaattttcaaatatgagaaaacgactattaatgtaaatattatatatgtcatgattgaaattcattaaatatggttatgtatatgtaattatttttataatagtggctaattgtgttcttttttcattagtaggtaaattttagttgggtgattttgatagtttataaaagttagagcataaaatcatatttaaaaaagttttttcaaaagtcaaaaaagaatttaaaaaaaaaagatatggtcaaacacaactccaactccgaaaaattttagttttcatagcCAAACGGCTACTAGATATGCGCGGATACAGTAATTTCACTATTTGTGGAACGAAAATGTATTTACTTGAGATGCATCCAAGGGGAGTCTGGAGCCTAAAAGGCAAGTTTTTTAAGTCAAAATTTCAAAAGGGCACCCCAAtactaaaaattttcaaaagggaCAAGGTAAACACAGGTGTTACCTTGTCTATTAAGAAGTTAACGTCGTCAGTGCAAATGTTAGAATGTaaggtaaaatggtgagtttaccttataaggtaaaatggtgagtttACCTTACAAGGCAAACTGTGTCACTTACCTTACAAGATAAATTGTGTCCTtaccttattaattttcttttatatactaCCCATTCATTTCATTCATTTTTCCACTTCACTCTATTCATCTATAttagttgtatttatttttacTCAAAGTctactttatcaaaaatatttcacTCTAAGGTATACTACTTTAATCACCTTTTTATTTAACATTTTTCAATACCTAACAAACAAGTATGCAgtataatattattaatcattTTTGTAGCTTACTAATTTGTcaaatattgttattatcatattAACTTATTAAGCCTAAACCTACGTCAAGTTTGTATTGTCATGCATGTGTAAAAAGTTTGCCCTTTAATTGTGTACTCAAAACTAATTTTAATCTTCTTTCTGTATAGATATGGAATATCAACACTTTGTGCATCCAGGACCATTACAGTATGacgtaatgccccacaaaataaGCATCGGTCTGGGGCTATTTGGAAACGCACATTAAAAGGAGAAAAGACATGTTTGATAGTGCGGCGTGATGATAATGGTTTTTGACAACATGTTAGAAATCATCCGTCgtcttcttaattattttaatatttgtggTTTTAAAGGTGTTATAGATGTTGGATTCGTTCCCTGGGATTTTTCCCTTATTACTGCACTTGCTGAAAGGTAGCGACTAGAAACGCATACCTTTCACCTGACAACGGGTGAAGCGACTATAACCTTACAAGATATGGAACTCATGTTTGGAATGGTCATAGATGAAACTCTCATTCTTCATCCAGGTGTTGCTCAAATGTTGTCTATTAACAAGCAACAAATATTTGCCGAATTAACAAGATGGATACCTGATTTAGACTTTTTTTAAggaaatagaatttttttaatgaGATTAGAGGAATATATgaaaaatctaaatgaaataaCTGATGAAATTGAGGAGGAAAAGGTGCAACGAAGAGTTAGATTGTACCTTTTTTAGTTGTGCGGCGGAATAATATTTTCCGATAAATCTGAAAATAAATTTAGTGTAGACTTTTTGATTGACATGCGTGACTTACCCGCAATGTCAACACAGACTTGGGGAGCCATTGCGCTATCGtacctctatttttatttgtgtcgTGTGTCGATGCAGAAGTCACACTGCATTAGTGGCTTTGTTTCATTATTACAGGTATGtgaattatataatatattttttctattttgaattacttaatttattgtgatgataattattgt
The Capsicum annuum cultivar UCD-10X-F1 chromosome 6, UCD10Xv1.1, whole genome shotgun sequence DNA segment above includes these coding regions:
- the LOC107855421 gene encoding uncharacterized protein LOC107855421, which codes for MASDVEDAGAPENHPNKRVKTLTLNSPESPPSSSDKGKSKLEHSDCEEEQECCGICLNESGDGTTIIRGCIDSCDHYFCFVCIIEWSKVESKCPMCKRRFSTIRRPPKPPVFPSERVVNVPVRDQVYHCHGNATTGPQDLYAEAQCNVCHSSADESLLLLCDLCDTAYHTYCVGLGATVPEGDWFCADCSLLKAEQAQSEIQSDCYTQTSFTDPNSAESTRHLSISDIVRDSYGDSVESAPTGSLNASDSSSHIEFFRQSTSRSRSIRLGSVGNNGLTTKFNARTLGHCRNVHDRIRAMREHWNGFRSGSLRFPSSKVSNASIAKLNPVRRSCSGEQPLVSCSSQPMKSQPSNQSRQDTKGSIEVEKAWKMMNMAKAMERNSDKNKSYGQASKQIVKKNTSCKEAGELSSRSVSLKIEQHQPTHIQNVGPGSDSESHVCKLDIKKKGASGVYRGSSTVCRPSNSELVSSKESQTSLQPDVYRANNGLPQKNKLCGGSTHLTSSIRSTSIATTVGYNKEISSSSNGTVNPPQEKLKVETSGTKRGVEVESDAKTEIQSLVKLNLKILCRDKKLEVDTFKKVARLSTHSILAACGLEHKTPGISSLPECVCVHGGEDKELRRSTLMPKSCRECFFLFVQNVVNTILLENS